One region of Juglans regia cultivar Chandler chromosome 4, Walnut 2.0, whole genome shotgun sequence genomic DNA includes:
- the LOC109003506 gene encoding uncharacterized protein LOC109003506: MAVLLSLCFVVFFSLCNGSASAAITDHLHLDELLPNGNFEESPAKSNLQKTVIKGKYSLPRWEINGLVEYVSGGPQPGGFFFAVPRGVHAVKLGNEASISQGVNVNPGSIYSITFGATRTCAQDEVLRVSVPGQSTDLSIQTLFSSNGGDTYAFAFKATSKVVKITFHNPGIQEDPTCGPLLDAIAIKELLPLKYSTRGNLVKNAGFEIGPHVFKNFSTGILLPPKQLDLISPLPGWIIESLKPVKYIDRKHFYVPSGLAAIELVAGRESAIAQIIRTVPDKFYNLTFTIGDAKNACHGDMMVEAFAAKETLKVPYVSKGKGGFKTASFKFQAISARTRITFFSAYYHTRLHDYGHICGPFLDDVRVFPAY, encoded by the exons ATGGCAGtacttctctctctttgttttgtggttttcttttctctctgcAATGGCTCTGCTTCTGCAGCTATTACTGATCATCTGCATCTTGATG AACTTCTGCCAAATGGAAACTTTGAAGAATCACCAGCGAAATCAAACCTCCAGAAGACAGTGATCAAAGGAAAATACTCGCTCCCAAGATGGGAAATCAACGGCTTGGTGGAGTACGTCTCGGGTGGGCCTCAACCAGGCGGCTTCTTCTTCGCCGTTCCTCGTGGGGTTCACGCGGTTAAACTAGGGAATGAGGCCTCCATCTCTCAAGGCGTGAACGTCAATCCCGGTTCTATTTACTCCATCACGTTTGGGGCAACAAGAACTTGTGCTCAAGACGAAGTGCTGAGGGTTTCAGTCCCTGGTCAGTCAACAGACCTCTCTATTCAGACCCTTTTTAGCAGTAACGGGGGTGACACTTATGCCTTCGCTTTCAAGGCAACTTCTAAGGTTGTCAAGATAACATTTCACAACCCTGGGATTCAGGAGGACCCCACTTGTGGACCCCTCTTGGATGCCATTGCAATCAAGGAGTTGCTGCCCCTCAAGTATAGTACCAGag GTAACCTCGTGAAAAATGCAGGCTTTGAAATAGGCCCCCACGTGTTCAAGAACTTCTCCACCGGAATCCTCCTCCCTCCAAAGCAACTTGATCTAATCTCCCCACTCCCCGGTTGGATCATCGAGTCCCTCAAACCGGTGAAGTACATCGACAGGAAGCACTTCTACGTTCCCTCGGGACTCGCCGCAATTGAACTAGTTGCAGGGCGAGAGAGCGCCATTGCCCAAATCATCAGAACAGTTCCCGACAAGTTTTACAACCTCACATTCACCATTGGAGACGCAAAGAACGCCTGCCATGGCGATATGATGGTTGAAGCCTTTGCTGCCAAGGAAACTTTAAAAGTACCATATGTTTCTAAAGGAAAAGGAGGGTTTAAAACTGCTAGTTTCAAGTTCCAAGCAATCTCGGCTCGGACAAGGATAACATTTTTCAGTGCCTACTATCACACAAGGCTTCATGATTATGGTCATATTTGTGGCCCTTTCTTGGATGATGTTAGGGTATTTCCTGCCTATTAA